The following coding sequences are from one Kogia breviceps isolate mKogBre1 chromosome X, mKogBre1 haplotype 1, whole genome shotgun sequence window:
- the POU3F4 gene encoding POU domain, class 3, transcription factor 4 has protein sequence MATAASNPYSILSSSSMVHADSAGMQQGSPFRNPQKLLQSDYLQGVPSNGHPLGHHWVTSLSDGGPWSSTLATSPLEQQDVKPGREDLQLGAIIHHRSPHVAHHSPHTNHPNAWGASPAPNPSITSSSQPLNVYSQPGFTVSGMLEHGGLTPPPASASTQSLHPVLREPPDHGDLGSHHCQDHSDEETPTSDELEQFAKQFKQRRIKLGFTQADVGLALGTLYGNVFSQTTICRFEALQLSFKNMCKLKPLLNKWLEEADSSTGSPTSIDKIAAQGRKRKKRTSIEVSVKGVLETHFLKCPKPAAQEISSLADSLQLEKEVVRVWFCNRRQKEKRMTPPGDQQPHEVYSHTHTVKTDTSCHDL, from the coding sequence ATGGCCACAGCTGCCTCGAATCCCTACAGCATTCTCAGTTCCAGCTCTATGGTCCATGCGGACTCTGCGGGCATGCAGCAAGGGAGTCCTTTCCGAAACCCTCAGAAACTTCTCCAAAGTGATTACTTGCAGGGAGTTCCTAGCAATGGGCATCCCCTCGGGCATCACTGGGTGACCAGTCTGAGCGATGGAGGCCCATGGTCTTCCACACTAGCCACCAGCCCCCTGGAACAGCAAGACGTGAAGCCTGGGCGCGAAGACCTACAGTTGGGCGCAATCATCCATCACCGCTCTCCGCACGTCGCCCACCACTCTCCGCACACTAACCACCCGAATGCTTGGGGGGCGAGCCCGGCTCCGAATCCGTCCATCACGTCGAGCAGCCAACCCCTTAACGTGTACTCGCAGCCGGGCTTCACGGTGAGCGGCATGCTGGAGCACGGCGGGCTCACTCCACCGCCGGCCTCTGCCTCCACGCAGAGCTTACACCCAGTGCTCCGGGAACCCCCAGACCACGGAGACCTAGGTTCGCACCACTGCCAGGACCACTCGGACGAGGAGACACCAACCTCGGATGAGTTGGAACAGTTCGCCAAACAGTTCAAACAAAGAAGAATCAAGTTGGGCTTCACGCAGGCTGACGTGGGGCTGGCGCTGGGCACACTGTACGGCAACGTGTTCTCTCAGACCACCATCTGCAGGTTCGAGGCCTTACAACTGAGCTTCAAGAACATGTGCAAGCTGAAGCCGCTGCTGAACAAGTGGCTGGAGGAGGCTGATTCGTCCACAGGGAGTCCGACCAGCATTGACAAGATCGCGGCGCAGGGCCGCAAGCGCAAGAAGCGAACCTCTATCGAGGTGAGTGTCAAGGGCGTACTGGAGACGCATTTCCTCAAGTGTCCCAAGCCTGCCGCGCAGGAGATATCCTCGCTGGCAGACAGCCTCCAGTTGGAGAAAGAAGTGGTGCGTGTCTGGTTCTGTAAtcgaagacagaaagagaaaagaatgactcCACCAGGGGATCAGCAGCCACATGAGGTTTATTCGCACACGCACACGGTGAAAACAGACACGTCCTGCCACGATCTCTGA